The Drosophila nasuta strain 15112-1781.00 chromosome 2L, ASM2355853v1, whole genome shotgun sequence genome window below encodes:
- the LOC132786601 gene encoding uncharacterized protein LOC132786601, giving the protein MTIQELILKAENNQKLLDQCQKNNTDIKEQEEQSIQQQLNICQNDLKIQKADCSNKDATIREWRKKADVNQKVELERNSVKSELEKCQLSYRNFTENFKKYEKEQQSLLEKCDNDLKKYIETCSMKDSTIRDWRKKAEDNKKAELERNSLQVELSMQH; this is encoded by the exons ATGACTATTCAAGAGTTGATATTGAAAGCTGAAAATAATCAGAAATTGTTGG ATCAATGCCAAAAGAACAACACGGACATTAAGGAACAAGAAGAGCAATCAATCCAACAGCAGCTAA ATATATGTCAAAATGacttgaaaatacaaaaagcgGATTGCTCTAACAAGGATGCAACTATTAGAGAATGGCGGAAAAAGGCTGATGTTAATCAAAAGGTGGAACTGGAGAGAAATTCGGTAAAATCAGAGCTAG aGAAATGCCAATTGAGTTATAGAAATTTTACTGAAAACTtcaagaaatatgaaaaagaaCAGCAAAGTTTATTAG AAAAATGTGACAACGacttgaaaaaatatatagaaactTGCTCTATGAAGGATTCAACTATTCGAGATTGGCGGAAAAAAGCTGAAGATAATAAAAAGGCGGAACTGGAGAGGAATTCACTCCAAGTGGAGCTAAGTATGCAAcattaa